A window of Chitinophaga sp. MM2321 contains these coding sequences:
- a CDS encoding SusC/RagA family TonB-linked outer membrane protein, translating into MKYMKRLLCLLPGLLWLQQSIAQEIRVSGVVTSRSDAQRIPGATVRIKGTNQGTQADADGKYVISASSADTLQVSFLGFQQAFVAVNNNRVVNIALESSDSKLQEVVVTALGISREKKSLGYAVQELKSKDITEAKETNLVNALSGKIAGVQVTNSQGNLGSSRIVIRGETSIAGNNQPLFILDGIPVDNSQLGIGTGRDFANAIADVNADDIASISVLKGPNAAALYGSRASNGVILIKTKTGKDTNGGLGITVNSNATFEDVLILPDFQNVYGQGAGGQFSYKDGKGGGINDGTDESWGPKMDGRLIPQFFSNGEAVPFVPHPNNVKDFYVSGYTLNNGLSVGGSNEKIDYRFSYNNTKQTGILPNTGITRNTFTASNTFRISPKLTLSTYADYIRSSADNLPGIDGKRGNSVTLQFIWFGRQVDVSRLKDYKNADGTDYNWNHSYYSNPYWIQHENTVGQLRNRFFGNARLSYEIQDWLTANLRIGTDYYQDRRKYKVAYYTNGTPFGSYTEDNYAVGETNGEFTLNAKKKLSSDFSIDVLAGGNLRTNQFEQNYQQAPKLAVKDVYTLNNSRDPLLSTSYFSKQKVYSAFGSAQLAFRNYAFVNVTARNDWSSTLPSGNNAYFYPSINGSLVLSDALHIQSNVLTLLKLRGGWAQVGKDTDPYQLINTYPFNQPFGENPLLTVSDKFLKKDLKPEITTSTEVGIEAGFFENRARLDVTYYNSNSRNQILLADVSPTTGYLKKLLNAGEINNHGVEVMLGLTPITTRSGFRWDVNINYARNVSKVIELDREGFLNDYVLGSSGNIQVLASKGKKYGALYGKAFLRDGENRIIVNGDGTPAIDPNKKVLGYYTPKWTGGISNSFAFKGFSLSFLIDTKQGGSIWSGTNYTGIYTGVLEASLPGRDEEHGGLPYYVDNGKNIQLADHNATAPNNAVVKHDGMIFDGYNRDGSKNTTILPAASYYKGVYNSSVNESSVYDASFIKLREVKLGYALPKSLINRWGLQAVNVALVARNLGYLQKNVPNIDPETAFNTGNGQGLETLQIPTTRSIGFNLNVSF; encoded by the coding sequence ATGAAATACATGAAAAGGCTTTTATGCCTGCTGCCCGGCTTACTGTGGCTGCAGCAGAGTATTGCCCAGGAAATCCGTGTGAGCGGTGTAGTAACTTCCCGCAGCGATGCACAAAGGATTCCCGGCGCTACAGTAAGGATAAAAGGTACCAACCAGGGTACGCAGGCGGATGCGGATGGTAAGTATGTGATCAGCGCGTCTTCGGCAGATACATTACAGGTTTCTTTCCTCGGCTTCCAGCAAGCATTTGTAGCAGTTAATAATAATCGTGTTGTCAATATCGCGCTGGAAAGCAGTGACAGCAAATTGCAGGAAGTAGTAGTAACCGCGTTGGGCATCTCCCGTGAAAAAAAATCATTGGGATATGCAGTACAGGAATTAAAATCGAAAGATATTACGGAAGCAAAAGAAACCAACCTGGTGAATGCATTGTCCGGAAAGATAGCAGGGGTACAGGTTACCAACAGCCAGGGCAACCTCGGATCTTCCCGGATCGTGATCCGCGGTGAAACGTCTATCGCAGGAAATAACCAGCCGCTTTTTATACTGGATGGTATTCCCGTAGATAACAGTCAGCTCGGAATAGGCACTGGCCGCGACTTTGCCAATGCCATCGCCGATGTGAATGCAGATGATATCGCTTCCATCAGCGTACTGAAAGGCCCTAACGCTGCCGCATTGTATGGCTCAAGAGCTTCTAACGGTGTGATTCTTATCAAAACAAAAACAGGAAAAGATACCAACGGCGGGTTAGGTATTACCGTTAATTCAAACGCCACTTTCGAAGATGTATTGATCCTGCCCGATTTTCAGAATGTATACGGACAAGGCGCCGGCGGACAATTTTCCTATAAAGATGGTAAAGGCGGTGGTATCAACGATGGTACCGACGAAAGCTGGGGACCGAAGATGGATGGCCGTCTCATTCCGCAATTCTTCTCCAACGGCGAAGCCGTACCCTTTGTACCGCATCCGAATAACGTGAAAGATTTCTACGTGAGCGGCTATACGTTAAATAATGGATTGTCCGTAGGTGGCAGCAACGAAAAAATTGATTACCGCTTTTCTTATAACAATACCAAACAAACAGGTATCCTTCCCAACACCGGCATTACCCGCAATACATTTACTGCCAGCAATACTTTCCGTATCAGCCCTAAGCTGACACTCAGCACCTATGCGGATTATATACGCAGCAGCGCGGATAATCTCCCCGGCATTGATGGCAAACGTGGTAACAGCGTTACCCTTCAGTTCATCTGGTTTGGCCGCCAGGTAGATGTTAGCCGTCTGAAAGACTATAAAAATGCAGATGGTACCGACTACAACTGGAACCACAGCTACTATAGTAATCCATACTGGATCCAGCATGAAAATACAGTAGGCCAGTTGCGTAACCGCTTCTTTGGTAACGCCAGGCTTTCTTACGAAATACAGGACTGGCTGACGGCTAATCTGCGTATAGGTACTGACTATTACCAGGACAGAAGAAAATATAAAGTAGCATATTATACGAACGGTACTCCTTTTGGTTCTTATACAGAAGATAATTATGCTGTAGGAGAAACCAACGGCGAGTTTACACTGAATGCAAAGAAAAAACTCAGCAGCGATTTTAGTATTGATGTACTGGCGGGTGGAAACCTCCGCACCAACCAGTTTGAACAGAACTACCAACAGGCGCCCAAACTGGCCGTGAAAGATGTATATACGCTGAATAACTCCCGTGATCCGTTGTTATCTACCAGCTACTTCAGCAAACAAAAAGTATACAGTGCTTTCGGATCAGCACAACTGGCATTCCGCAACTATGCGTTTGTGAATGTTACTGCACGTAACGACTGGTCCTCTACTTTGCCAAGTGGCAACAACGCTTACTTCTATCCATCTATAAATGGAAGCCTGGTACTTTCAGATGCCTTGCATATTCAAAGCAATGTACTGACATTACTGAAGCTCCGTGGTGGATGGGCACAGGTAGGTAAAGATACCGATCCTTATCAGCTCATCAATACCTATCCATTTAACCAGCCATTCGGCGAAAATCCTTTACTGACGGTATCTGACAAGTTCCTGAAAAAAGATCTCAAACCGGAAATCACTACCTCAACAGAGGTAGGTATAGAAGCCGGGTTCTTCGAAAACCGCGCACGGCTGGATGTTACCTACTATAACTCTAATAGCCGCAACCAGATATTACTGGCGGATGTAAGTCCTACTACCGGCTATCTCAAAAAACTGCTCAATGCAGGGGAGATTAATAACCACGGGGTAGAAGTAATGCTTGGACTAACGCCCATCACTACACGCTCTGGTTTCCGCTGGGATGTAAACATCAACTACGCACGTAACGTGAGTAAAGTTATAGAGCTGGATAGAGAAGGTTTCCTGAATGATTATGTACTGGGTAGTTCCGGTAATATCCAGGTATTGGCCAGCAAGGGTAAAAAGTATGGCGCGTTGTATGGCAAGGCTTTTCTGCGTGATGGAGAGAACAGGATTATCGTGAATGGAGATGGTACACCGGCTATTGATCCCAATAAAAAAGTATTGGGTTACTATACACCGAAATGGACAGGTGGTATCTCCAACAGCTTTGCCTTCAAGGGTTTCAGCCTGAGCTTCCTCATTGACACCAAACAGGGTGGTTCTATCTGGTCAGGTACCAACTACACCGGTATTTACACCGGCGTACTGGAAGCGTCCCTGCCCGGCAGAGATGAAGAGCATGGCGGTCTGCCTTACTATGTAGACAACGGAAAGAATATTCAATTGGCTGATCACAATGCTACCGCACCAAATAACGCCGTGGTAAAACATGATGGAATGATCTTCGACGGATATAACAGAGATGGAAGCAAGAACACCACTATTCTGCCGGCAGCAAGCTACTATAAAGGCGTATACAACAGCAGTGTGAATGAAAGCAGCGTTTACGATGCTTCTTTCATTAAGCTGCGTGAAGTAAAACTGGGTTATGCCTTACCTAAATCATTGATCAACAGATGGGGACTACAAGCGGTGAATGTGGCGCTGGTAGCCAGGAACCTGGGATACCTGCAAAAGAATGTGCCTAACATTGATCCTGAAACTGCGTTTAATACCGGTAATGGCCAGGGCCTTGAAACCCTGCAGATACCTACTACCCGCAGCATAGGCTTTAACCTGAATGTTTCATTTTAA
- a CDS encoding SusD/RagB family nutrient-binding outer membrane lipoprotein translates to MKKFLIPCYILFTALLLAGCQKDLERVNKNPNEPTSLEPDYLLSNGIKSNVDTYWGTDASMESSLLYIQYWAKIQYTDPDRYIPASTSIQNVWSNFYAQGVEDFTTLAQLSDSLQNPNYKIPAIVMRSWIFQVLTDLYGDVPYTQTANIEKYLTPVYDSQRVVYNGILAELKSAVDQATGPTAIQGDVLLHGDIQKWKKFANGLRLRIALRIADRDFAAAKAVFDDVAAGGNLLLTDKDGDVQLNYLASPNQNPVGRNRETRNDYRASKTIVDKLTALNDPRLSIYVAPAKDTNVFIGVTNGLATDSAARLGFTKTVDAGAVFTATMAPAVLFSYAEQQFILAEAAQRNLISGNAADYYKKAITASFAQYDIPATEVIAYIAQPGVAYNAANYKKSIGEQKWLALFGEGLEAFAEWRRLDYPQLKPAYTGALNGKMPLRFTYPSSEQALNGNNYKAAVARQGADLLTTKVWFDMY, encoded by the coding sequence ATGAAAAAGTTCTTGATACCTTGCTATATATTATTCACTGCACTCTTACTGGCCGGTTGCCAGAAAGATCTGGAGCGGGTGAACAAAAATCCGAATGAACCCACCAGCCTGGAACCCGATTACCTGCTGAGTAACGGCATAAAATCGAATGTGGATACCTACTGGGGAACAGATGCTTCGATGGAAAGTTCATTGCTCTACATCCAGTATTGGGCAAAGATCCAGTATACAGATCCCGATCGTTATATACCCGCTTCTACCAGCATACAAAATGTATGGAGTAACTTTTATGCACAGGGTGTAGAAGATTTTACTACCCTCGCACAATTGAGCGACAGCCTGCAAAACCCTAACTACAAAATCCCCGCTATTGTTATGCGCTCCTGGATTTTCCAGGTGCTGACGGATCTCTATGGGGATGTGCCTTATACACAGACCGCCAATATTGAAAAATATCTTACACCGGTATATGACAGCCAGCGTGTAGTTTATAACGGTATTCTTGCAGAGCTGAAATCAGCGGTGGATCAGGCTACCGGCCCTACTGCCATACAAGGGGATGTGCTGTTGCATGGTGATATACAAAAATGGAAGAAGTTTGCGAATGGTCTCCGCCTGCGTATAGCCCTGCGTATTGCAGACCGCGACTTCGCTGCTGCCAAAGCTGTATTTGATGATGTGGCTGCCGGCGGCAACCTGCTGCTGACAGATAAGGATGGTGATGTACAGCTCAACTACCTGGCTTCTCCCAATCAGAATCCTGTAGGACGTAACCGCGAAACCCGCAACGATTACCGCGCAAGTAAAACTATTGTAGATAAACTCACCGCATTGAATGACCCACGGTTAAGCATATACGTAGCACCCGCAAAAGATACCAATGTGTTCATTGGTGTAACCAACGGATTGGCTACTGATTCTGCGGCCAGGCTGGGTTTCACTAAAACTGTTGATGCAGGTGCTGTATTTACTGCCACCATGGCGCCGGCTGTATTGTTTAGTTATGCCGAGCAACAGTTTATCCTGGCAGAAGCTGCACAACGCAACCTGATCAGCGGCAATGCGGCTGATTACTACAAAAAAGCCATCACTGCTTCTTTCGCACAATATGATATTCCTGCTACGGAAGTAATTGCTTATATCGCACAACCTGGGGTAGCATACAATGCTGCTAACTATAAAAAGTCTATCGGAGAACAGAAGTGGCTGGCCCTTTTCGGAGAAGGACTGGAAGCATTTGCAGAATGGAGAAGACTGGATTACCCGCAACTGAAGCCTGCTTACACCGGTGCTTTAAATGGTAAAATGCCTTTGCGCTTCACCTATCCATCCAGCGAACAGGCACTGAACGGTAATAACTATAAAGCTGCCGTAGCCCGCCAGGGTGCGGATCTGCTAACCACGAAGGTGTGGTTTGATATGTACTAA
- a CDS encoding fatty acid desaturase, translating into MREGKELILATRPYASEKRAKSWLYTLSTLCFLVLSLSGTLVLPYLALRIICSILSGLLIVRMFVIYHDHQHHAILHKSWLADAIMNIFGVYILAPTSIWKRSHDHHHKHNSKLFSASIGSYPIVTRRKFETMTAGEKRSYLFSRHPVTVAAGYLSMFMLGMSLHSFVSSPRKHKDSLLALLIHIGGSVAIWYFLGWQSWLLFVAVPFTIACGIGAYLFYAQHNFPGVTFNDNKEWCYDKAAMHSSSYLVMHPVMAWFTANIGYHHIHHLNARIPFYRLPEVMQGIPELQTAKTTTFRLRDIRACFRLKVWDPELNKMISLREANAIRKASRMATPDPVVYHG; encoded by the coding sequence ATGCGGGAAGGTAAAGAGTTAATATTGGCCACCAGGCCATATGCAAGTGAGAAGAGAGCTAAAAGCTGGCTGTATACGCTATCAACATTATGTTTTTTAGTGCTATCACTGTCGGGCACCCTCGTATTACCCTATCTGGCGCTCAGGATCATCTGCAGCATTCTTTCAGGGTTACTGATCGTACGGATGTTTGTCATCTATCATGATCATCAGCATCATGCCATCCTGCATAAATCATGGCTCGCAGATGCTATCATGAATATTTTCGGGGTCTATATACTGGCCCCTACCAGTATCTGGAAGCGTTCACACGATCATCATCATAAACATAACTCCAAACTTTTCAGTGCCAGCATCGGTTCTTATCCGATTGTTACCCGCAGGAAATTTGAAACGATGACGGCGGGTGAAAAACGCAGCTATCTCTTTTCCCGGCATCCGGTTACCGTGGCTGCCGGCTACTTGTCTATGTTCATGCTGGGGATGTCCCTTCATTCCTTTGTAAGCAGTCCGCGCAAGCACAAAGACTCCCTGCTGGCACTCCTGATACATATAGGAGGCAGCGTGGCTATCTGGTACTTCCTGGGCTGGCAAAGCTGGTTGTTATTTGTGGCGGTTCCTTTTACCATCGCCTGTGGTATCGGCGCTTACCTGTTTTATGCGCAGCATAATTTTCCGGGTGTAACTTTTAATGACAATAAGGAATGGTGTTATGACAAAGCCGCGATGCATAGTTCCAGCTACCTGGTGATGCATCCTGTTATGGCCTGGTTCACTGCTAACATCGGGTATCATCATATCCATCACCTGAATGCGCGCATTCCTTTTTATCGTTTGCCGGAAGTGATGCAGGGCATCCCCGAGCTGCAAACAGCCAAAACAACGACTTTCCGCTTACGTGATATCCGCGCCTGTTTCCGCCTGAAAGTATGGGACCCCGAGCTGAATAAAATGATCAGTCTCCGTGAAGCCAATGCTATCAGGAAGGCTTCCCGGATGGCAACACCTGATCCTGTAGTATATCACGGATAA
- a CDS encoding N-acetylmuramoyl-L-alanine amidase, which yields MNTIQHFVKLCCLAAIVCLYTYCARTPYAQTNKMYRQQAKTYAKVLREQPGDLPGDAGVMPAWWAGTVNFNLRKPNLVIIHHTAQNSCEQTLKTFTMQRTQVSAHYVICRDGTIHHMLNDYLRAWHGGAARWGNLTDINSSSIGIELDNNGFEPFQPAQINSLMILLDTLQHRYNIPAANFVGHGDIAPGRKVDPSAYFPWQQLARKGFGLWYDDTTNTAVPASFDKWQALRIIGYDIKDSTAALQAFKRHFMPQDTIAPSSEAAQKVLFNVFRKYQ from the coding sequence ATGAATACTATTCAACACTTTGTAAAGCTTTGCTGCCTCGCGGCGATCGTCTGTTTGTACACCTATTGCGCACGCACGCCGTATGCACAAACCAACAAAATGTACCGGCAACAGGCCAAAACCTACGCAAAGGTACTGCGGGAGCAACCGGGCGATTTGCCCGGAGACGCTGGTGTAATGCCGGCCTGGTGGGCAGGTACGGTGAACTTCAACCTGCGCAAACCAAACCTGGTAATTATTCATCATACAGCACAGAATTCATGTGAACAAACATTAAAAACGTTTACCATGCAGCGCACGCAGGTAAGCGCCCATTACGTGATCTGCCGCGATGGCACCATTCATCATATGCTCAACGATTATCTCCGTGCCTGGCACGGAGGAGCTGCCAGATGGGGCAATCTTACGGATATTAACTCTTCTTCCATCGGTATTGAGCTGGACAACAACGGATTCGAGCCTTTTCAACCTGCACAGATCAACAGCCTGATGATCCTGCTCGATACCCTGCAACACCGCTACAACATTCCTGCGGCCAATTTTGTGGGCCATGGCGATATTGCACCCGGCCGCAAAGTGGACCCCAGTGCTTATTTCCCCTGGCAACAACTGGCACGGAAAGGATTTGGCTTGTGGTATGATGATACTACAAACACAGCCGTACCGGCATCTTTTGATAAATGGCAGGCGCTGCGGATCATCGGATATGATATAAAAGACAGCACCGCCGCCCTGCAGGCCTTTAAACGGCATTTTATGCCACAAGACACTATTGCACCTTCCTCCGAGGCTGCCCAAAAGGTTCTTTTCAACGTATTCAGAAAATATCAATGA
- a CDS encoding DJ-1/PfpI family protein: MQQLKIGMLLFPDVTILDFTGPYELFIRAACFEVIIIGESIAPLKAEGGLMLQPNLALADCPQLDIIFVPGGRGINALLTNDTVLSFLRRQAVQAKYITSVCTGSLVLAAAGLLHGYKATTHWRSLELLQMFGVDTAEARVVRDRNRITGGGVTAGIDFGLVLTALIGGEEMAKIIQLQLEYNPAPPFRAGSPHTAGIPVLQSAREMTRHMLETRKKIIRDILQDQVLPSGKPS, encoded by the coding sequence ATGCAGCAACTCAAAATAGGCATGCTCCTCTTTCCGGACGTGACCATCCTCGATTTTACAGGCCCCTATGAACTGTTTATAAGGGCCGCCTGCTTTGAAGTGATCATTATCGGGGAAAGTATAGCCCCGCTGAAAGCAGAAGGCGGATTGATGCTGCAACCCAATTTAGCCCTGGCTGATTGCCCCCAGCTGGATATCATCTTTGTACCAGGTGGCCGGGGCATCAATGCTTTGCTGACCAATGACACCGTGTTATCTTTTCTCCGCCGGCAGGCGGTTCAGGCAAAATATATTACATCTGTTTGTACCGGGTCACTGGTGCTGGCGGCAGCCGGGCTGCTACACGGCTATAAAGCTACTACGCATTGGCGCTCGCTGGAGCTGCTGCAGATGTTTGGCGTGGATACAGCGGAAGCGCGCGTAGTAAGGGACCGTAACCGGATCACCGGTGGCGGCGTAACTGCCGGCATCGATTTCGGACTGGTGTTAACAGCATTGATAGGTGGAGAAGAAATGGCTAAAATAATTCAGTTGCAGCTGGAATATAATCCGGCGCCACCATTCCGGGCAGGATCTCCCCATACAGCCGGTATACCGGTGCTGCAATCAGCCCGGGAGATGACACGACATATGCTGGAAACAAGGAAAAAAATTATCCGTGATATACTACAGGATCAGGTGTTGCCATCCGGGAAGCCTTCCTGA
- a CDS encoding lysophospholipid acyltransferase family protein yields the protein MSIIAYFLLLPVIYAVSLLPFRVLYFLSDLVYVLLYYVMGYRKNVVLQNLRNSFPDKNEAEIKRICKDFYHYLCDLFLETFKTLTISKDAMIKHCRFTDDTLALFNKLADDKKSVVLVMGHKGNWEWAGNTFSILCKQQLYVIYHPLANKHFNGLMYRMRTRFGTKLIAMQDTFRDMVQNRDEVNATAFIADQAPQPKTAQWLTFLNQDTPVFKGTEKIAQKMNYPVVYVTVQREKRGYYTVVAKLLTATPADEKDGDITAAHTRKLEEDIVAQPATWLWSHKRWKHRRTNLI from the coding sequence TTGTCCATAATAGCCTACTTCCTGTTACTACCTGTGATTTATGCAGTGTCATTACTGCCTTTCCGGGTATTATACTTCCTGAGTGATCTGGTATATGTATTGCTATACTATGTGATGGGCTACCGCAAAAATGTGGTATTGCAGAATCTCCGTAATTCCTTTCCTGACAAAAATGAAGCCGAGATAAAACGTATCTGCAAGGATTTTTATCACTATCTCTGTGATCTTTTCCTGGAAACATTTAAAACGCTCACGATCAGTAAAGATGCGATGATAAAACATTGCCGTTTTACGGATGATACGCTGGCACTATTCAACAAGCTGGCAGACGATAAAAAAAGTGTGGTATTGGTGATGGGGCACAAAGGAAACTGGGAATGGGCCGGCAATACCTTTAGTATTTTATGCAAACAGCAACTGTACGTGATCTATCACCCACTGGCCAATAAACATTTCAATGGCCTGATGTATCGCATGCGCACCCGCTTTGGTACCAAACTGATAGCCATGCAGGATACTTTCCGCGACATGGTACAGAACCGGGACGAAGTAAATGCCACTGCTTTCATCGCCGACCAGGCGCCACAGCCCAAAACTGCGCAATGGCTTACCTTTTTAAACCAGGACACCCCTGTTTTCAAAGGCACGGAAAAGATTGCACAAAAAATGAATTATCCCGTGGTGTATGTAACCGTACAACGCGAAAAAAGAGGATATTATACCGTAGTGGCAAAGCTGCTGACCGCTACCCCCGCTGATGAAAAAGACGGGGATATAACGGCAGCGCACACACGAAAACTGGAAGAGGATATTGTAGCGCAACCTGCAACATGGTTGTGGTCACATAAAAGATGGAAACACAGGCGTACAAACCTGATTTAA
- a CDS encoding LUD domain-containing protein, whose protein sequence is MDSNARNQVLAAVRSQQPTEKVTYPVIPVFTTTITALLPAFEERLKEAGGEIFHPAGAAAAQDLLAQQYPDAKVICSAAPEIRGNRDIHAVKNPNELADVDVGVIRARFGVAENGMVWLTQEDLVHNALGFLSQHLVILLSPAEIVTDMYDAYLHVHLEDTAYGCFMMGPSATADIGAVLVHGAQGARSLRVYLF, encoded by the coding sequence ATGGACAGTAATGCCCGCAACCAGGTATTGGCTGCTGTTCGCAGCCAACAGCCAACAGAAAAAGTAACCTATCCCGTTATTCCGGTGTTTACTACAACCATCACCGCATTATTACCGGCATTTGAAGAACGGTTAAAAGAAGCCGGCGGAGAAATTTTCCATCCCGCAGGAGCCGCAGCAGCACAGGATTTGCTGGCACAGCAATATCCTGACGCAAAAGTGATATGTTCTGCTGCCCCTGAAATCAGGGGTAACCGTGATATTCATGCGGTTAAAAATCCGAATGAACTGGCAGATGTAGATGTAGGTGTTATCCGCGCCAGGTTTGGCGTTGCGGAAAACGGGATGGTATGGCTTACCCAGGAAGACCTTGTTCACAATGCGTTGGGATTTCTTTCCCAGCACCTGGTGATCCTACTCTCTCCTGCTGAAATAGTAACAGATATGTACGATGCATACTTACATGTACATCTCGAAGATACCGCGTATGGCTGTTTCATGATGGGACCTTCTGCTACCGCAGATATTGGGGCTGTGCTGGTACATGGCGCACAGGGCGCCAGAAGCCTGCGTGTATACCTGTTTTAA
- a CDS encoding lactate utilization protein B, with protein MGDEKKIDVAAHAAAFINQDDIHEPMHDKNLWAARMRRDDAAREVPEWETLRQLASQIKEHTLTHLDHYLEMFETNAIKRGAKIYWARDAAEHNQHVWDILQQKNITSVIKSKSMLQEECGMTAFLENRGITVTESDLGERIQQLDDQPPSHIVMPAIHKTPKDVAALFARTIGTDPANEDPHYLNEAMRDNARKKFLSAGAGMTGANFAIAETGSFVVCTNEGNADIGTSVPPVHIASIGIEKLLPKVTDLGIFIRLLSRSALGTLATQYTSHFSGPKKEGELHIILTDNGRSKRLGMPDFWSSLKCIRCGACMNTCPVYRRSGGLSYGATYSGPIGIILDPTFDESKYSELPYHSSLCGSCTEVCPVKIDISDQILKWRKVMAAKKYLPINRRLAFGTAGKIFEHPQLFRNIEAAASGAMRFTPHFLLYNRVLNPWGRHRELPHFAKQTFREWYLQYKTKDNGQ; from the coding sequence ATGGGAGATGAAAAAAAAATAGATGTCGCTGCACACGCTGCTGCATTTATTAACCAGGACGATATTCATGAACCGATGCATGATAAAAACCTGTGGGCAGCGCGCATGCGGCGCGATGATGCCGCCAGGGAAGTGCCCGAATGGGAAACATTGCGACAGCTGGCATCCCAGATTAAAGAACATACGCTTACCCACCTGGATCATTACCTGGAAATGTTTGAAACCAATGCCATTAAAAGAGGGGCAAAAATATACTGGGCCAGGGATGCAGCAGAACACAACCAACACGTGTGGGACATTCTACAACAAAAAAATATAACATCCGTTATTAAAAGTAAGTCGATGTTGCAGGAAGAATGTGGCATGACGGCCTTCCTCGAAAACCGTGGTATCACTGTAACAGAATCGGATCTGGGCGAACGTATCCAGCAACTGGACGATCAGCCTCCCAGTCATATTGTAATGCCGGCCATCCACAAAACACCCAAAGACGTTGCCGCCTTATTTGCCCGCACTATTGGTACCGATCCTGCTAATGAAGATCCCCATTACCTGAATGAGGCCATGCGCGACAATGCCCGCAAGAAATTTCTGAGCGCCGGCGCTGGTATGACAGGCGCCAACTTCGCCATAGCCGAAACCGGTAGCTTTGTTGTTTGTACCAATGAAGGGAATGCAGATATCGGTACTTCCGTACCACCCGTACACATCGCGAGTATAGGTATTGAAAAACTGTTGCCAAAAGTAACGGACCTTGGCATCTTCATCCGGTTGTTATCGCGCAGCGCGCTGGGCACACTGGCTACGCAATACACCTCACATTTCAGCGGGCCTAAAAAAGAGGGCGAGCTGCATATCATACTCACCGATAATGGCAGGAGCAAGCGGCTGGGCATGCCTGATTTCTGGTCTTCCCTCAAGTGCATCCGCTGCGGTGCATGCATGAATACCTGCCCTGTATACCGCCGTAGCGGCGGCCTTTCATATGGCGCTACGTATTCCGGTCCTATCGGAATCATACTCGATCCTACTTTCGATGAATCGAAGTATAGTGAGCTTCCCTATCATTCTTCGTTATGTGGCTCCTGTACGGAAGTATGTCCGGTGAAAATTGATATCAGTGATCAGATCCTGAAGTGGCGTAAAGTGATGGCAGCCAAAAAATATCTGCCCATTAACAGGCGGTTGGCTTTCGGTACTGCCGGTAAAATTTTTGAGCATCCGCAATTATTCCGCAATATAGAAGCGGCGGCCAGTGGCGCGATGCGCTTCACGCCGCATTTTCTGCTGTACAACAGGGTATTAAATCCGTGGGGGCGTCACCGTGAGTTGCCGCATTTTGCAAAGCAAACTTTCCGCGAATGGTATTTACAATATAAAACAAAAGATAATGGACAGTAA